The Pseudodesulfovibrio sp. zrk46 genome contains a region encoding:
- a CDS encoding AraC family transcriptional regulator, which translates to MVSLPFLGGVDLLRARFVTHSFSRHFHEGYAVGCIEDGAMRFRYLGETMVAPKGQVNLVVPGEAHDGHGADEGGWAYRMFYMRPEALLEAATALMVRPSLPNFRMGVIDDPALAGCIHQTHALLESPDTSAIEKETRLLWLLAHWISRYADEKGVWPKDGREHDAVNRAREVIQDRFQEDVSLTELAGLAGLSPFHLVRVFEKHMGVTPHSYFTQVRVERARDRLLGSDRLADIAVDCGFSDQAHLTRLFKRQVGVTPGKYRNILQNS; encoded by the coding sequence ATGGTCTCCTTGCCGTTTCTTGGTGGGGTGGATTTGTTGCGTGCGCGGTTTGTGACGCATTCCTTCTCCCGGCATTTTCATGAAGGCTACGCTGTGGGCTGCATCGAGGATGGGGCCATGCGTTTTCGATATCTTGGCGAGACCATGGTGGCGCCCAAGGGGCAGGTCAATCTGGTGGTGCCGGGTGAGGCGCATGACGGGCATGGAGCGGACGAGGGCGGCTGGGCCTACCGGATGTTCTACATGCGGCCTGAGGCGTTGTTGGAAGCTGCCACAGCCCTGATGGTGCGGCCTTCTTTGCCGAACTTTCGGATGGGCGTCATTGATGACCCCGCGTTGGCCGGGTGTATTCATCAGACCCATGCCTTGCTGGAGTCACCAGATACTTCGGCTATCGAGAAGGAAACGCGGTTGCTGTGGCTTTTGGCACACTGGATATCCCGGTATGCCGATGAGAAGGGCGTTTGGCCCAAGGATGGTCGTGAACATGACGCCGTCAATAGGGCGAGGGAAGTGATTCAGGATCGTTTTCAAGAGGATGTGTCGCTGACTGAGTTGGCTGGGTTGGCTGGATTGTCACCGTTTCATCTTGTTCGCGTCTTTGAGAAGCACATGGGCGTAACGCCGCACAGCTATTTTACGCAGGTTCGCGTCGAGCGTGCCCGTGATCGATTGCTTGGGAGCGATCGCCTTGCCGACATTGCCGTGGATTGTGGTTTTTCTGATCAGGCGCACCTGACACGGCTCTTCAAGCGGCAGGTTGGTGTCACTCCCGGCAAATACCGCAATATTCTTCAAAACAGTTAA
- a CDS encoding glucose-6-phosphate isomerase, which yields MADNLDWTNADLDKLDVDAYAARAEEMAARLSQETAAGRLPFLTMPYAASLKEQLGELKGYLKKFDHMLLLGIGGSALGARALQQAFFPQQDQPGHDGPYLWIADNVDAYALEAYLAKLPAEKTVIVTVSKSGGTIETVGQYFILKEWAQERLGDKWAEHMLLVTDEKQGFLRGEVEQYGIKALPVPDNLGGRYSVLSAVGLIPALFLGMDIDALMAGAREVADILADPGLTGDALKKHSSFQLAVWGAALLDKGFDEMIFFAYIPLWASFGDWFAQLWAESLGKEGKGSQPVPAIGVTDQHSVNQMFMDGIRNKACLFLTCPNLPAGPKFPSDLPDQFGYVRGKDFGELIQAEGLGTRMALSKNGVPLVELQMGEDGPRQAGKLIALLGAATILTGWLMDINPLDQPAVELGKRLAKARMDADGLAEEKADLNEFLTADRDIREF from the coding sequence ATGGCTGATAATCTGGACTGGACGAACGCGGACCTGGATAAACTGGATGTAGACGCATACGCGGCGCGTGCCGAAGAGATGGCAGCGCGATTATCTCAGGAGACCGCCGCCGGGAGGCTGCCGTTTCTGACTATGCCCTATGCGGCTTCCCTGAAGGAGCAGTTGGGAGAGCTGAAAGGCTACCTCAAGAAGTTTGACCACATGCTGCTGCTCGGCATCGGCGGTTCTGCGCTGGGCGCCCGTGCCCTCCAGCAGGCCTTTTTCCCGCAGCAGGATCAACCCGGTCACGACGGACCGTATCTCTGGATCGCCGACAACGTGGACGCCTATGCGCTGGAAGCGTATCTGGCCAAGCTCCCCGCGGAAAAGACTGTCATCGTCACGGTGTCCAAATCCGGTGGTACCATTGAGACCGTGGGCCAATATTTCATCCTCAAGGAATGGGCGCAGGAACGCCTCGGCGACAAGTGGGCCGAGCACATGCTGCTGGTCACGGACGAGAAGCAGGGCTTCCTGCGTGGCGAAGTGGAGCAGTACGGTATCAAGGCATTGCCTGTGCCCGACAACCTTGGCGGCCGTTACTCAGTGCTTTCGGCTGTTGGTCTGATTCCGGCCCTGTTCCTGGGCATGGATATCGATGCACTCATGGCCGGTGCCCGTGAAGTGGCCGATATCTTAGCCGATCCCGGTCTGACAGGTGATGCGCTCAAGAAGCACAGCTCTTTCCAACTGGCTGTGTGGGGCGCGGCTCTGTTGGACAAGGGGTTTGATGAAATGATCTTTTTTGCCTATATCCCTCTGTGGGCCAGTTTTGGTGACTGGTTCGCCCAACTCTGGGCCGAGTCCCTGGGTAAGGAGGGCAAGGGTAGCCAGCCGGTGCCTGCCATCGGCGTGACGGATCAGCACTCCGTGAACCAGATGTTCATGGATGGCATCCGAAACAAGGCGTGTCTGTTCCTGACCTGCCCGAATCTGCCTGCCGGGCCGAAGTTCCCGTCCGATCTGCCGGATCAGTTCGGCTACGTGCGCGGCAAGGACTTCGGTGAACTCATCCAGGCCGAAGGACTCGGCACTCGCATGGCGCTCTCCAAGAACGGCGTGCCGCTGGTGGAGTTGCAGATGGGCGAAGACGGTCCCAGACAGGCGGGTAAGTTGATCGCGCTGCTCGGCGCGGCCACCATCCTGACCGGATGGCTCATGGACATCAACCCCCTGGATCAGCCTGCGGTGGAGCTCGGCAAGCGCCTTGCCAAGGCCCGCATGGACGCCGACGGCTTGGCCGAAGAAAAGGCGGACCTGAACGAATTCCTCACGGCTGACAGGGATATACGGGAGTTCTAA
- a CDS encoding LysM peptidoglycan-binding domain-containing protein: MKKLILLAIAMCLIFAWGCSKKVKTEPEVVVVEEKEVIVEEKVVTDPMQVYKAEYDALPVSHTVTKGECLWWISEYKHVYNDPFMWPLIFKANRDQIKNPDLIYPGQQFEIPRYGFDLEDVKASRKEAGAPWQALEPGQDAMLPAEMRAALGYSF; encoded by the coding sequence ATGAAGAAGCTGATTTTGCTCGCAATCGCCATGTGCCTTATCTTTGCCTGGGGTTGCTCCAAGAAAGTTAAGACAGAACCCGAAGTGGTTGTAGTCGAAGAAAAGGAAGTCATCGTTGAAGAAAAGGTCGTCACCGACCCCATGCAGGTCTACAAGGCCGAGTACGATGCACTGCCCGTGTCCCACACCGTAACCAAGGGTGAATGCCTGTGGTGGATCTCTGAGTACAAGCACGTGTACAACGATCCCTTCATGTGGCCCCTTATTTTCAAGGCTAACCGTGACCAGATCAAGAATCCTGATCTGATCTACCCCGGTCAGCAGTTCGAGATCCCCCGCTACGGCTTCGATCTCGAAGACGTCAAGGCATCCCGCAAGGAAGCCGGCGCACCTTGGCAGGCTCTCGAGCCCGGTCAGGACGCCATGCTGCCTGCAGAGATGCGTGCTGCTCTCGGCTACTCTTTCTAG
- a CDS encoding DMT family transporter, whose product MSATTTAYLNLVLAMVIVGSSVVAGKIMVAELPVFLSSAIRFALALVVLLPLIKVHEGGLPAISRRSWVMLALQSLCGSFLFTVFLLYGLTFTAPSSAGIVTATTPACMGVIAWLFLNERPSNRASLGIILSVAGVIVINLVQDSGGVTGSNPLLGNLLVLGAVIFESLFLLMRKTVPEPLSPLAVSTIISLFGLLWFLPVGLYELTTTDLAAVSTTGWLTVVYYGLGITVLAYLFWFAGITKVPASTAGVFTAVMPVSALILSALILGEPIGWAQLTGCACVLGGIVMISK is encoded by the coding sequence ATGTCTGCAACTACCACCGCATATCTCAATCTTGTTCTGGCCATGGTCATCGTGGGCAGCTCCGTGGTGGCCGGAAAGATCATGGTGGCAGAATTGCCCGTCTTCCTCTCCTCGGCCATCCGCTTCGCCCTTGCCCTAGTCGTCCTGCTCCCGCTCATAAAAGTGCACGAAGGCGGCCTTCCAGCTATCTCTCGCCGTTCCTGGGTCATGCTCGCCCTGCAATCCCTCTGCGGTTCGTTCCTCTTCACCGTCTTCCTGCTCTACGGCCTGACGTTTACCGCACCATCCAGCGCAGGTATTGTCACGGCCACCACCCCGGCCTGCATGGGTGTCATCGCATGGCTCTTCCTTAATGAGAGACCATCCAACCGTGCCAGCCTCGGTATCATCCTTTCCGTCGCTGGCGTTATCGTCATCAATCTCGTCCAGGATTCCGGTGGCGTAACCGGCAGCAATCCTCTCTTAGGAAACCTGCTCGTACTCGGCGCCGTCATCTTCGAGTCGCTGTTCCTCCTCATGAGAAAGACCGTCCCCGAACCGCTTTCACCACTGGCCGTCTCCACAATCATCTCCCTGTTCGGTCTCCTCTGGTTCCTTCCTGTTGGCCTCTACGAATTGACAACCACCGATCTCGCTGCCGTCTCCACAACAGGTTGGCTGACTGTCGTCTACTACGGCCTCGGCATAACCGTTCTCGCCTACCTCTTCTGGTTCGCAGGCATTACTAAAGTCCCGGCCTCCACAGCCGGAGTCTTCACCGCCGTCATGCCAGTATCCGCACTGATCCTCTCCGCCCTCATCCTCGGTGAACCCATCGGCTGGGCTCAACTAACAGGCTGCGCTTGTGTCCTCGGCGGAATAGTCATGATCTCAAAGTAA
- the tyrS gene encoding tyrosine--tRNA ligase has protein sequence MNIYDDLKWRGLINQVSDEEKVREYLSQPGATMYCGFDPTAESLHIGNLVPLLCLVRMKRAGHNPLYLMGGATGRIGDPSGKDKERELSDPKMMEERLEKIKAQVRRFVERNTNERPDIVNNYDWTKDMTAIELLRDVGKHFTINWMLQKESVKGRIGRDEVGISYTEFSYMILQSYDFYHLYKNRNCKLQIGGGDQWGNITAGCEFIRRREAHEGDQAEAFALTFPLITTASGKKFGKSEGNAVYMNAELTSPYAFYQYFINTDDRDVIKFLKIFTFLNEAEIKAIEKEMEEAPHLRIPQKRLAEEVTRMIHGQHELDRVLAATEALFGKGDLKAVDPGTLRSALESAPNFRYAPGDVPDLPQMLVDLGLVKSKGQARKDIKAGGVYINGERFEDGQEIADTDFIANEMLIIRKGKKNYGLITKG, from the coding sequence ATGAATATTTACGACGATTTGAAATGGCGGGGGCTTATCAATCAGGTTTCTGACGAAGAGAAGGTACGCGAGTATCTGTCTCAGCCTGGCGCCACCATGTATTGCGGCTTTGACCCGACTGCCGAATCCCTGCACATTGGTAACCTGGTTCCCCTTCTCTGCCTGGTGCGCATGAAGCGCGCCGGTCACAACCCGCTCTACCTGATGGGTGGTGCCACCGGTCGCATCGGCGATCCCTCCGGCAAGGACAAGGAACGCGAGCTTTCCGATCCCAAGATGATGGAAGAGCGCCTTGAGAAGATCAAGGCTCAGGTTCGCCGCTTCGTCGAGCGCAACACCAATGAGCGCCCCGACATCGTCAACAACTACGATTGGACCAAGGACATGACTGCCATCGAGTTGCTGCGCGACGTGGGCAAGCACTTCACCATCAACTGGATGCTCCAGAAGGAATCCGTCAAGGGCCGCATCGGCCGTGACGAAGTCGGTATTTCCTACACCGAATTTTCCTACATGATCCTCCAGTCTTATGACTTCTACCATCTCTACAAGAACCGTAACTGCAAGCTGCAGATCGGTGGTGGCGATCAGTGGGGCAACATCACCGCAGGTTGCGAATTCATTCGCCGCCGCGAAGCCCACGAAGGCGACCAGGCCGAAGCATTCGCCCTGACCTTCCCGCTCATCACCACTGCATCCGGCAAGAAGTTCGGCAAGTCCGAAGGTAACGCCGTATACATGAATGCCGAGCTCACCTCGCCCTACGCCTTCTACCAGTACTTCATCAACACTGATGACCGCGACGTCATCAAGTTCCTGAAGATCTTCACCTTCCTCAACGAGGCCGAAATCAAGGCCATTGAGAAGGAGATGGAAGAGGCACCGCATCTGCGCATCCCGCAGAAGCGTCTGGCCGAGGAAGTCACCCGCATGATTCACGGCCAGCACGAGCTGGATCGTGTTCTGGCAGCCACCGAGGCACTCTTTGGCAAGGGTGATCTCAAGGCAGTTGATCCCGGCACTCTGCGTTCCGCGCTCGAGTCCGCTCCCAACTTCCGTTACGCACCCGGCGACGTTCCCGATCTGCCCCAGATGTTGGTGGACCTCGGTCTCGTCAAGTCCAAGGGCCAGGCCCGCAAGGACATCAAGGCTGGCGGCGTCTACATCAACGGCGAGCGTTTCGAAGACGGTCAGGAAATCGCTGATACCGATTTCATCGCCAATGAGATGCTCATCATCCGTAAAGGCAAGAAGAACTACGGCCTGATCACCAAGGGCTAG
- the argS gene encoding arginine--tRNA ligase, which yields MRAKIHLESALKAVLADKGWEWPEKAVIEPPKDKKFGDMSANVAMMLAKQAKKAPRAIAEDIVEAMQNDPYITGIEIAGPGFLNFTFAPHFWWMTIPTIVGTGEHYGESGMGHGTKVQVEYVSANPTGPLHIGHGRGAALGDSLVRIMEKAGYEVEAEYYINDAGRQMLILGSSIWYRLQEVAGKEVAEPEDYYRGEYIIDIARAVLDANPDIFDKPEEEAVEICKNYGMNDILEGIKEDLKAFGVRHDVWFSEKSLVTDGKVDETFADMTKTGMGYEKDGAFWFKSTELGDDKDRVLRKSNGDTTYFASDIAYHDNKFKRGFDQVIDIWGADHHGYIPRMMAACEAIGHKGQLDVILVNLVNLLRDGEPIAMSTRAGQFETLKDVVDEVGADASRFMFLSRKSDSKLDFDLELVKQKSMDNPVYYVQYAHARICSLNKKAEEAGIKPADVKPDAMSLLDTQYDMEMLKLLDQYPDYVEAAARAQSPHMISMYLQELASTLHRYYTNCHVLSAEGDIAAARLMLLNCVAGVIKNGLGLLGVSAPESM from the coding sequence ATGAGAGCAAAAATCCATCTGGAAAGCGCATTGAAAGCGGTTCTGGCCGACAAGGGCTGGGAATGGCCCGAAAAGGCTGTCATTGAACCGCCCAAAGATAAAAAATTCGGCGACATGTCCGCCAACGTCGCCATGATGCTGGCCAAGCAGGCCAAGAAGGCTCCTCGCGCCATTGCCGAGGATATCGTCGAGGCCATGCAGAACGATCCGTACATCACCGGTATCGAGATCGCCGGCCCCGGCTTCCTGAATTTCACCTTCGCCCCCCACTTCTGGTGGATGACCATCCCCACCATCGTGGGCACCGGCGAACACTACGGCGAGTCCGGTATGGGTCACGGCACCAAGGTGCAGGTGGAATACGTTTCCGCCAACCCCACCGGCCCCCTGCACATCGGTCACGGCCGTGGCGCGGCACTGGGTGACTCCCTTGTCCGCATCATGGAGAAGGCCGGTTACGAAGTGGAAGCCGAATACTACATCAACGACGCCGGTCGTCAGATGCTCATCCTCGGTTCCTCCATCTGGTACCGACTGCAGGAAGTGGCAGGCAAGGAAGTGGCTGAGCCCGAGGATTACTACCGCGGCGAATACATCATCGATATCGCCCGCGCCGTGCTCGACGCCAACCCGGACATTTTCGACAAGCCCGAAGAGGAAGCCGTTGAGATCTGTAAGAACTACGGAATGAACGACATCCTCGAAGGCATCAAGGAAGACCTCAAGGCCTTTGGCGTCCGCCACGATGTCTGGTTCTCCGAGAAGTCTCTGGTCACCGACGGCAAGGTTGATGAGACCTTTGCCGACATGACCAAGACCGGCATGGGCTACGAGAAAGACGGCGCCTTCTGGTTCAAGTCCACCGAACTGGGCGACGACAAGGACCGCGTCCTGCGCAAGTCCAACGGCGACACCACCTATTTCGCATCCGACATCGCGTACCACGACAACAAGTTCAAGCGCGGCTTCGATCAGGTCATCGACATCTGGGGCGCAGACCACCACGGCTACATCCCCCGCATGATGGCTGCCTGTGAGGCCATCGGCCACAAGGGCCAGCTGGACGTCATCCTCGTGAACCTCGTCAACCTGCTGCGTGACGGCGAGCCCATCGCCATGTCCACCCGCGCCGGTCAGTTCGAGACCCTGAAGGACGTTGTGGACGAAGTCGGAGCCGATGCTTCCCGCTTCATGTTCCTGTCCCGCAAGTCCGACTCCAAGCTCGACTTCGACCTGGAGCTGGTCAAGCAGAAGTCCATGGACAACCCGGTCTACTACGTGCAGTACGCCCACGCCCGCATCTGTTCCCTGAACAAGAAGGCGGAAGAGGCCGGCATCAAGCCCGCCGATGTCAAACCGGACGCCATGTCCCTGCTCGACACCCAGTACGACATGGAAATGCTCAAGCTGCTCGATCAGTACCCGGACTACGTTGAGGCCGCTGCCCGCGCCCAGTCCCCGCACATGATCAGCATGTATTTGCAGGAGCTTGCATCTACCCTGCACAGATACTATACAAACTGTCATGTCCTCTCTGCCGAGGGTGACATCGCGGCCGCCCGCCTCATGCTGCTCAATTGCGTGGCAGGCGTGATCAAGAACGGTCTGGGACTGCTTGGTGTAAGCGCACCGGAATCCATGTAG
- the radA gene encoding DNA repair protein RadA: MKTKEAYRCAACGAQSPRWQGQCPSCKEWNTLEAVTVAKRSAKPVGAAAAQDKPLPLEELASEDLHARTSGFDALDQLLGAGLVPGAAILLGGEPGIGKSTLLLQLAGSQSRIGHTAVYLSGEESLPQLKSRAERLDLLGPGLMAISTNKVEDALAILDGPEPPELLIVDSVQTLASAMAEGIPGSVSQVRAVASELVEKTKKTGTTLILVGHVTKDGQIAGPKLLEHMVDTVLYLEGDRKHFSRILRVLKNRFGPSDELVVFTMKEKGLEVVEDPATFFLGTRDPSLSGTAMAMAVDGQRPFAVEVQALVSKSFLTIPRRTSLGFDTNRLNLLLAVLEKRLRLNLSGYDIYAKITGGLATKDPGLDLAVISAILSSFYDQPLPESSVYWGEIDLNGQVRPVAAHDVRLKQSQRLGHEPACHSGTCPTLADLQRILFGKNN; encoded by the coding sequence GTGAAGACCAAGGAAGCCTATCGTTGCGCCGCATGCGGCGCGCAGTCTCCTCGTTGGCAGGGCCAGTGTCCCTCCTGCAAGGAATGGAATACTCTTGAGGCCGTGACCGTGGCCAAGCGCTCGGCCAAGCCTGTGGGCGCTGCCGCCGCGCAGGACAAGCCGCTTCCACTGGAAGAGCTCGCCTCCGAAGACCTGCATGCCCGTACTTCCGGGTTTGATGCCCTCGATCAACTGCTCGGCGCCGGATTGGTGCCGGGTGCAGCCATCCTGTTGGGCGGTGAACCGGGCATCGGCAAGTCCACGCTGCTCCTGCAACTGGCAGGAAGCCAGTCCCGCATCGGCCATACTGCCGTGTATCTTTCGGGCGAGGAGTCCCTGCCGCAGCTCAAATCCCGCGCCGAACGCCTCGACCTGCTCGGTCCCGGGCTGATGGCCATTTCCACCAACAAGGTGGAGGACGCCCTCGCTATTCTCGATGGCCCCGAGCCGCCGGAGCTCCTCATCGTGGACTCCGTGCAGACGCTGGCCTCTGCCATGGCCGAAGGCATTCCCGGCTCCGTGAGTCAGGTGCGCGCCGTGGCCTCCGAATTGGTGGAGAAGACCAAGAAGACCGGCACCACGCTTATTCTTGTGGGCCATGTCACCAAGGACGGGCAGATCGCCGGTCCCAAGCTGCTCGAGCACATGGTGGACACGGTCCTCTATCTGGAAGGCGACCGAAAACATTTTTCCCGCATTCTGCGCGTGCTCAAGAACCGCTTCGGCCCCAGCGACGAGCTGGTGGTCTTCACCATGAAGGAGAAGGGCCTCGAAGTGGTGGAAGACCCGGCCACCTTCTTTCTCGGCACGCGTGACCCCTCTTTGTCCGGCACGGCCATGGCCATGGCGGTTGACGGGCAGCGGCCGTTCGCTGTGGAGGTGCAGGCGTTGGTCTCCAAATCCTTCCTGACCATCCCGCGCCGTACGTCCCTCGGGTTCGACACCAACCGGCTCAACTTGCTGCTGGCAGTGTTGGAGAAGCGACTCCGTCTCAACCTGAGCGGGTATGATATTTACGCAAAGATCACCGGTGGTCTTGCCACCAAGGATCCCGGACTTGATCTGGCTGTGATTTCAGCCATCCTGTCCTCGTTCTATGATCAGCCCTTGCCTGAATCGTCGGTCTACTGGGGAGAGATCGACCTGAACGGTCAGGTGCGTCCGGTGGCGGCCCACGATGTTCGCCTCAAGCAGTCGCAGCGTCTGGGGCATGAGCCTGCCTGTCATTCCGGCACCTGTCCGACGCTGGCCGACCTGCAACGTATTCTGTTTGGTAAGAACAATTAG
- a CDS encoding ATP-binding protein, translating into MVQHNDGGSRPLQFVKVISWSLFAIILGFSLLLSVFISKYAERTLLEKQEEFGLLLAENVSHQVFTRFVMPTAMRYGRISLRNPQQAQALDEVVRSTIHSFHVTTLRIYDANGVITYSLDKDEVGKQGNALFMVTKTWENALFSSQILAKVSKMVSIFRVNLKPGSLMLQAYYPLRAERSLTNIDENPIMGVLEFNQDITSDFMAMLNFERLVIAFSLLTSVVLFLIVVAVLRRAERLSNKQLKEKEQLIFELQQQEKLAGMGRMVAGVAHEIRNPLGIICSSSELILKKAEKEGSSYTRILQALHEEAKRLSRTVAEFLDYARPKKPAMMPLDVGKLLDQLAVFMEQECEKLEVTIDREYSGDLSAQGDKDLLYRAFYNLVANALQAMDGKGGHIYIRAAQDEGRLHVTVQDTGPGFTPEHLDKVRDPFFTTKDAGTGLGLALVSTILESHGVEMHLSNAEDGGARVDILFPEQ; encoded by the coding sequence TTGGTACAACATAATGACGGCGGCAGCAGGCCGCTCCAGTTCGTAAAAGTCATTTCATGGAGCCTGTTCGCCATTATTCTTGGCTTCAGTCTGCTGCTGTCGGTCTTCATTTCGAAATACGCTGAACGCACTCTGCTGGAGAAACAGGAAGAGTTCGGCCTGTTGCTGGCGGAGAACGTCAGCCATCAGGTGTTCACCCGCTTCGTCATGCCTACCGCCATGCGGTATGGCCGCATTAGCCTGCGCAATCCGCAGCAGGCCCAGGCGCTCGATGAAGTGGTGCGATCCACCATCCATAGTTTCCATGTCACGACCCTGCGTATCTATGATGCCAACGGTGTCATCACCTATTCCTTGGACAAGGACGAGGTCGGTAAGCAGGGCAACGCGCTGTTCATGGTGACCAAAACGTGGGAGAACGCCCTGTTCTCCTCGCAGATTTTGGCCAAGGTCTCCAAGATGGTGTCCATCTTCAGGGTCAATCTCAAGCCCGGCAGTCTCATGTTGCAGGCCTACTATCCCCTCAGGGCGGAGCGCAGTCTGACCAATATTGATGAAAACCCCATCATGGGTGTGCTGGAGTTCAATCAGGATATCACCTCGGATTTCATGGCCATGCTCAACTTCGAGCGACTCGTCATTGCCTTTTCCCTGCTCACTTCTGTAGTCCTCTTCCTTATTGTGGTTGCGGTTCTTCGGCGCGCAGAGCGTCTTAGCAACAAGCAGCTCAAGGAAAAGGAACAGCTCATCTTCGAGTTGCAGCAGCAGGAGAAGCTGGCAGGCATGGGCCGCATGGTGGCTGGTGTGGCTCACGAGATTCGCAATCCGTTGGGCATCATCTGTTCCAGCTCCGAGCTGATTCTCAAGAAGGCTGAAAAGGAAGGAAGCTCCTATACCCGTATCCTCCAAGCCTTGCACGAAGAGGCCAAGCGGCTCTCGCGAACGGTTGCCGAGTTCCTCGACTATGCCCGGCCCAAGAAGCCGGCCATGATGCCTCTGGATGTGGGTAAATTGCTGGATCAGTTGGCCGTGTTCATGGAACAGGAGTGCGAAAAGCTCGAGGTGACCATTGACCGCGAGTACTCAGGCGATCTCTCTGCGCAGGGAGACAAGGATTTGTTGTACCGCGCCTTCTACAATCTGGTAGCCAACGCGTTGCAGGCCATGGATGGAAAGGGCGGACACATCTACATTCGCGCCGCCCAGGATGAAGGGCGTTTGCATGTAACCGTGCAGGATACCGGGCCCGGCTTTACGCCCGAGCATCTCGACAAGGTGCGTGACCCCTTCTTTACCACCAAGGACGCGGGAACTGGGTTGGGTCTGGCGTTGGTTTCCACCATTCTCGAGTCACATGGCGTGGAGATGCACCTCTCCAACGCCGAAGACGGTGGTGCAAGGGTGGACATCCTTTTCCCGGAACAGTAG
- a CDS encoding TIGR00282 family metallophosphoesterase, whose amino-acid sequence MRILFLGDVVGRPGRRALTENLPRIRKELEADFVFVNGENASGGYGLKTKHAKEFFKAGVDGITGGNHIWKYKDLYNMLDKDGRIVRPHNYADHLPGSGVAVFEKTGFPKVAVINIIGRTFMPPIDCPFASIETVLDELPADIPVQLVDFHAEATGEKIAMGYFLDGKVSAMVGTHTHVQTNDAKVLPGGTAYLTDLGMCGAEDSCLGMKPEIILDRYLTGLPRQLEAASGRGILQGAIFDIDDTTGRALSMATYRQN is encoded by the coding sequence ATGCGCATACTTTTCCTCGGCGACGTAGTAGGTCGCCCGGGCCGTCGGGCCCTGACAGAGAATCTTCCCCGCATCCGAAAGGAGTTGGAAGCAGACTTCGTGTTCGTGAACGGCGAGAACGCCAGCGGCGGCTACGGTCTCAAGACCAAGCACGCCAAAGAATTCTTCAAGGCAGGCGTGGACGGCATCACCGGCGGCAACCATATCTGGAAGTACAAAGACCTCTACAATATGCTGGATAAGGATGGTCGCATCGTACGTCCGCACAACTACGCCGACCACCTGCCCGGCAGCGGCGTCGCCGTATTCGAAAAAACCGGCTTCCCCAAGGTGGCAGTCATCAACATCATCGGCCGCACCTTCATGCCGCCCATCGACTGCCCCTTTGCCTCCATCGAGACCGTGTTGGACGAGCTTCCTGCCGACATCCCGGTTCAACTGGTGGATTTCCACGCCGAGGCCACAGGCGAAAAGATCGCCATGGGATATTTTCTGGACGGCAAGGTTTCCGCCATGGTCGGCACCCACACGCATGTCCAGACCAACGACGCCAAGGTCCTGCCCGGGGGCACTGCCTATCTGACCGATCTGGGTATGTGCGGAGCCGAGGATTCCTGCCTCGGCATGAAGCCGGAAATCATTCTGGACCGTTACCTCACCGGGTTGCCCAGACAGCTCGAGGCAGCCTCCGGAAGAGGTATTTTACAAGGCGCGATTTTTGACATAGATGATACGACCGGGCGGGCGCTTTCCATGGCGACCTACCGGCAGAATTAA